From the Brachyspira intermedia PWS/A genome, the window GGTATTTTTAATTCCCATTCCATACCAGTCATAACGTCAACTGCATCAGCTCCTCCAACACCTATAGCAAGCATTCCAAGTCCTCCGGCATTAGGTGTATGAGAGTCTGTACCAATCATCATACCTGCAGGAAAAGCATAATTTTCTAATACTATTTGGTGAATTATTCCAGAACCTGCCTCCCAAAAACCAAGTCCGTATTTTTTAGCAACGCTTTCCAAAAAATTATAAACTTCTTTATTTGTATTAATTGCGTTTTTTAAATCTTCTTCAGCACCTTTGCATGCTTCTATTAAGTGATCACAATGTATTGTTGCTGGTACTGCAGAAGAAGTTTTTCCAGCATTCATAAATTGAAGGAGTGCCATTTGTGCTGTGGCGTCTTGCATAGCAACTCTGTCTGGTCTAAAGTCCGCATAATCTTCAGCTCTTTTAAAATCTTTTATATCATTTTCATTATATAAATGAGCATATAAAATTTTTTCTGATAATGTTAGGCTTCTGTTTAATTTAGATTTTATATTATTAATTTTATTAGAATATCCTTTATAAAAATTTCTTATCATTTCTATATCATATACTTCCATAATTATAACCTTCTTAAATAAATATTGCTATAGAGTATTACTATATAATAATATTATGTTTTTATCAATACTTTTATAATTTTTTATATTTATTGGGAACTTTTATGAAAAAACTACGTCTAATAAAGCAAATAGAAATTAGAAATTATTATTTTTATTGAAGGAGATTGAAAATGAAAACTAAAATATTATTATCACTTTTTATAATTAGTTTAATATCATCAATTGCTTTTGCACAGCCGCCAGCACCAGATCCAGCTAATGAACCTAGATACAGATATGAAGCTACTCCAAGAGATAGAGAGCCAGTTCCTCCAGCTCCTAGAGATAGAGAACCTGTCCCTCCAAGACATAGACCTGGAGCAAGAGGTGATATATACAGAATGTGCAGAAATGCTGGAATATATTTGACAGATGAGCAAATTGATGAAATGAGCAAGATATTTTATGAGTATGAATTAAAAATCAATGATTTAGAATATCAAAAAAGAAATATTGATTATAAATTCAAATTAGAAAGAGAAAAAATTGATATTGATTTAAACTTAATAAAAGACTTAATCAATCAAAAGAAAGATTTAGAAAAAGAAATAGATTATCTTAGAATTGAAAAAGATGTTGCTGTTTTAGATGTTCTTACAGATGAACAATTAGCACAATTAAATAGCTACAGAATGAGATACTACTATTACAGATAATAAAATAGAAAACTGATTTATAAAATATATATACGAGGTTTATTGAAAAATTGAGGCAGTATTTTCTACTGCCTCTTTTTTATTTTTGATATATAATATCATAAAAATATTATTGGGATTTTATTATGATAAAAGAGTTTAAAAAATTTATTATGAAAGGAAGCATATTGGATATGGCAGTAGGCTTAGTGATTGGAGCGGCATTTACAAAAATTGTTAATTCTTTTGTAGATGATATATTAATGCCTCCAATAGGTATGATATTAAGCGGTATAGATTTTTCTAATATATTTATAGTTATAAAAAAGGTACTGATACTTTAGGTAATTATAGTTCTATAGAAGCTGCTAGAAATGCAGGTGCTGTTGTCATAGGTGTAGGTGTATTTATTAATGCTATAATAAGTTTTATAATAACCGCTTTATCTTTATTTATAATTATCAAACTATTCAATAAAATACAAGAAAAATCTACAAAAAAAGAAAAAGATGATAAAGAGTTAAAAGAAAAAGTTTGTCCTTATTGTTATTCTACTATAAATATTAATGCTGTAAAATGCCCAAATTGTACATCTGATTTAGTTTCTAAGGAATAATTTAGTATATTTTTTACATTTATGATATTTTTGTTTACATATATTGTTTGTTTTAGTGATATTTTATCTTTTTTAATATTGTATATAGTAATATGGTATGTTTTTTAATATTATTATATATGATAATATTTAAAAAAATGTACTATCTATTTACAAATTAATTTTTTTGTATTATATTATATAATATATACTACTAATTAGGAGAAACTAATGGAAAAAAAGTTTAAACTCGGTCTAGTTCCAAGACTGATTATTGGAATTTTACTTGGTATATTTTTCGGACAGCATTTTATACCAGAAGTAATATCCAGAATTATCGTTACAGCTTCGGGAATATTCAGCTCCTACCTAAAATTTGTAATACCTTTGATGATTGTTTCTTATGTATCTATGGGTATAGCAGACTTAAAAGAAGGCTCTGGTTTCTTATTACTTGTAACTTGTGCTTTAGCTTATGGATCTACTTTAATAGCAGGTTCAGCATCATTTTTAGTGGCATTCAATTTATTTCCTAGCTTTATGAGTGCTGATGATATTCAAAAAATTGCAGCAGCAGCAGGAAATTCAGTTAGTCCTTACTTATCAATAACCGTTACACCGCTTTTGGATACATTGGCAGCAGTTTTATTTGCTTTCATTATAGGACTTGGAATATCTTCTATGAGAGGTAAAGAAATAGGAGATTATTTATATAATGTTTTCAAAGAGTTATCAACTATAATAGATAAAGTATTAAGAGTATCTATCATTCCTCTTTTACCTTTATATATTTGTGGTACTTTTGTAGATATGACTAGATCAGGAAAAACTTTTGTAATATTAGGTATATTATGGAAAGTATTCATAGTAGTAATTATAATGCATTTACTTTATTTATTAATAGCATTCTTAGTATCCGGTTCAATAGGAAAGAAAAATCCTTTTATGCTTATGAAAAACCAAATAGCAGGATATGCTACAGCTTTAGGTACACAGTCATCAGCTGCTACTATACCTGTTAATTTACAATGTGCTGAAAAAGACGGTATATCTGAGCAAATAAGAAATTTCGTAGTACCTCTTTGTGCTAATATTCACATGGCCGGTTCTATGATAACAATTACAGCCTGTGCTACAGCAGTATGTTTAATGAATCAGATACCTATAACTTATAGTACTATACTTCCATTTATTGCTATGCTTGGTATCGCTATGATAGCTTCTCCTGGTGCTCCTGGCGGTTCAATAATGACAGCTTTACCATTCCTTTATATGGTTGGTCTTGGCGGTCCTGACAGCCCTTTGAGTGCTATAATGGTTGCTTTATACATCACTCAAGACTCATTTGGTACAGCTTGTAACGTATCTGGTGATAATGCTTTGGGTGTTATAGTTGATACAATTTATAAGAAAAAAGTTGTAAAAACTGACGCATAAGTTTGCCGTATATTAAAAAAGCCGCTTGTTAATTAATTTTAATAAGCGGTTTTTTTATATTATTAATTATTTATTGTATGAAATGTGAAAATATAAAAATTAATCTAAGTTCAAATCTATTACTATATCTATTTCAGTTATAGAGCAATTTAATTTTTTAGCTATTTCTTCTTTGCTTAAACCTTGTTTATATAGCTTAATTATATCATCATTTTTATTATAGTCTTTTGCGGTACTATCTAATGGATCATTAACTAATGCTATAGTTTTATCTTCAATAGGCTTATCATATATAGCCATATTGGTTTTAATAGTTCTGTCTAATTTACTTCTCAATTTTTCTATAACTTCTCTTCTTGCTTCATCATCTATTGCTTTAGCGGCTGTATCTATATTGCTTTTTTTAGGTTTAGGTTTAACAGTTTCTTCTTTTTTCTCTTGCTTTTCTGCTTTTTCTATTTTTTCTGTATTTTCTTTTCTTTCTGCTTTAGAGTTTATTTTTATATTATTATCTTCTACTCTTATATCCAATTTTTTATTTTCATTGTTCATTACTACATTTTTATTAGAGTTATTAGATTCTATATTTTGAGCTTCTTGTACTGAAACATCGAGTTTTTTTTCTTCTTGTTTGTTTGTATTTTCTTCTGTTTTTATTTCTTCTTTTACAGCAGGAGACTTATTAATGTTATTATCTTTTTTTCCATTTTGAAGATTATTTAATTCTTTTACCAATCTATTAGCTCTTACTATGGAATCTTCCAATATAGATATTCTAGATAATGCTATATTATTGAATTCTTT encodes:
- a CDS encoding Spy/CpxP family protein refolding chaperone, which produces MKTKILLSLFIISLISSIAFAQPPAPDPANEPRYRYEATPRDREPVPPAPRDREPVPPRHRPGARGDIYRMCRNAGIYLTDEQIDEMSKIFYEYELKINDLEYQKRNIDYKFKLEREKIDIDLNLIKDLINQKKDLEKEIDYLRIEKDVAVLDVLTDEQLAQLNSYRMRYYYYR
- a CDS encoding dicarboxylate/amino acid:cation symporter; protein product: MEKKFKLGLVPRLIIGILLGIFFGQHFIPEVISRIIVTASGIFSSYLKFVIPLMIVSYVSMGIADLKEGSGFLLLVTCALAYGSTLIAGSASFLVAFNLFPSFMSADDIQKIAAAAGNSVSPYLSITVTPLLDTLAAVLFAFIIGLGISSMRGKEIGDYLYNVFKELSTIIDKVLRVSIIPLLPLYICGTFVDMTRSGKTFVILGILWKVFIVVIIMHLLYLLIAFLVSGSIGKKNPFMLMKNQIAGYATALGTQSSAATIPVNLQCAEKDGISEQIRNFVVPLCANIHMAGSMITITACATAVCLMNQIPITYSTILPFIAMLGIAMIASPGAPGGSIMTALPFLYMVGLGGPDSPLSAIMVALYITQDSFGTACNVSGDNALGVIVDTIYKKKVVKTDA